The Pseudomonas eucalypticola genome has a window encoding:
- a CDS encoding non-ribosomal peptide synthetase produces MSINELLATLKANDIQLTVKDGQLVVQGNRRALGEHGLVDHLREHKPALIALIEQGAYQPAQRGPVPVPANGIAAGCTRITPAMLSLVSLEQGVIDRLVESVPGGAANVQDIYPLAPLQQGILYHHVSAADVDPYVMQVQFAFADRGRLDAFAQALRQVIARHDILRTSVHWQGLATPVQVVWRHAELQVGPVATGARLDLGQAPLLRLVHGNAVEGPDVKATLLFHHIAMDHSALEVVRQEIQACLQGEGERLGTPVPFRNYVAQALLGVSEQEHEAFFGEMLGDLDEPTLAYDRQDLSGDGESIGEHSLGLDLVLGRRLRAQARSLGVSVASLFHLGWARVLAGLTGRQRVVFGTVLMGRLLGAEATERALGIFINTLPLRLDLDGRDVRGAVIATHQRLTALMRHEHAPLALAQRCSGVAAPTPLFNALLNYRHSAGVQAGGETWEGIDVLHAQERSNYPLVMSVDDLGDAFGLTAQAGAGIDPQRVCGYLECAMAQLIEALEQALHTAVAQLPILPAGERTQLLRSFNAQHSAPASPYVVHQRIEAHAALHPHAIAAQAGDQALSYQALNARANSLAHHLITLGVRPDDRVAVVARRGLDTLVGLLAVLKAGAGYVPVDPAHPDERLRYLLEDSQPSAVLTQQVLRERLPEGGVPVLALDVPSWPEQPHNPQVPGLTPTHLAYVIYTSGSTGQPKGVMVEHHTLNNLVDWHCQAFDLQAGSHTASVAGFGFDAMAWEVWPALCAGATLHLPPAEVSNEQLDALLDWWQAQPLQVAFLPTPVAEYAFSRDLRHPTLRTLLIGGDRLRQFNRDPGFAVINNYGPTEATVVATSGQLLPGGALDIGRPITNTHAYLLDAGQQLVPFGITGELYVGGAGVARGYLNRADLTAERFVRDPFSQAPGARMYRTGDLARWNADGTLEYLGRNDDQVKIRGVRIELGEIEAQFSQVPGVEEALVLAREDQPGQPRLVGYYSQRATATGVTVDAVRAALQARLPAYMVPSALVQVAAWPLTANGKVDRRALPLPDRDALHSGEYQAPEGELETALAALWADLLQVPHVGRHDRFFDLGGHSLLAMRMVAQVRERLGIELSLGALFAEPELAGLAQVLAQAGVSQQPPIVATRRDQPLPLSFAQQRLWFLAQLEGGSSAYHIPAGVRLRGHLDGEALKQALDRLVTRHESLRTTFVQADQQAPLQHIAAPGSGLHLVTRQARDEDALAAIVAREAAEPFDLSQGPLVRGCLVRLGEQDHVLLLTLHHIIADGWSAAVLTRELGVLYQAFRQGAPDPLPALAVHYADYAVWQRGWLSGAVLQQQTQYWQQALAGAPALLALPTDRPRPAEQDYRGQRLELSLDASLTASLKALSQRQGTTLFMTVLAAWATVLSRLSGQDDVVIGTPVANRLRAEVQDLIGLFVNTLAIRVDVASTLSVEALLQQVKTTTLAAQAHQDLPFEQVVEALRPQRSLAHTPIFQAMLAWQDTGDQVLNLDGLTLEGLAPRQRTAKFDVLLEMSEVHDHLHASLEYATALFDEATMQRCLGYLEAQLRGMAADAQALVTAIPILDAAQRQQVLERFNATAVDYPADLTLHGLFEAQVAANGDAVAVTGEQGSLSYQALNRQANRIAHRLIGLGIGPDDRVAICVDRSLEMVAGLLGILKAGAAYVPLDPDYPRDRLTYMLGNCAPAVVLTQQALRGVLPGSEVPVLLLDPEHAEREGFLAQPDHNPARAQVRADHLAYVIYTSGSTGQPKGVMNEHRGVVNRLLWMQDEYRLGAGDSVLQKTPFSFDVSVWEFFWPLFNGARLVMARPGGHRDPGYLSEVIRDQGITTLHFVPSMLDLFLAHGASACNGLRRVMCSGEALPGHLVRRFKQQLPDVGLFNLYGPTEAAVDVTAWDCAGPLEQTPDNIPIGTPVANTRLYLLDAHRQPVPLGVAGELYIAGVQVARGYLNRPQLTAERFLDDPFQGGRMYRTGDLGRYLADGNIEYLGRNDDQVKIRGLRIELGEIEAALAACAGVKESVVLAREDNPGEKRLVAYLTVQPAGTALAIDTLRRHLQVTLPDYMVPAAYVQLDALPLTPNGKLNRKALPAPDAGSLVQRDYEAPQGPTETTLAPLWAELLKVERVGRHDHFFEQGGHSLLAVTLLARMRHLGLHADIRALFAQPTLAGLAAAVGGQGAVQVPANLIDPACERLTPALLPLVELDQPAIDRIVASVAGGVANVQDIYPLGPLQAGILYHHLSAGEHDPYVQQARFSMADASRLAAFSQALQQVVARHDILRTALSWEGLAAPVQVVWRQASVPVQAVTLTALEQVPAMDLTQAPLLRLVHASDPATGRITAVLRWHHVVMDHIALDVLGQELQALLAGQAHALPAPVPYRNYVAQVQQGPGEASHEAFFRAQLADLDEPTLPYGLAMNADAGTPGEARLALPPGLAAHLREQARQHGVSAAGLFHLAWAQVLGQLSGRDSVVFGTVLLGRLQGGEGVERAVGVFINTLPLRLDLAGLTVREAVLDSQRRLNDLLAHEHAQLALAQRCSGLAAGVPLFSTLFNYRHGAPAGAQDAQAWAGIEVLDAEERSNYPVTLSVDDLGEAFELTAQAAPGLDPARLCGYLHQALVDLAEALAQQPATALSQCSVVPPAEREQLLHTFNDSRRDYPREPVHRLFEQQTAAQPQAVAAVHGDESLTYRALNTRANRLAHYLIEQGVQPGDHVAILLPRSLALLVSQLAIAKCGAAYVPLDVHAPAERQGYMLLDCQAVAVLSHSATHTELACRRIDLDGLELSRQPSHDPLPRGTADSVAYVMYTSGSTGAPKGVRIAHRGIARLVLNNAFARFTASDRLAFASNPAFDASTLETWGALLNGGQVRVIDHDTLIEPSLLGPALRQGEVSVLFLTTALFNQYAHGAPEALASLRVLLTGGERGDPAAFQALLTQAPEVQLVHAYGPTETTTFATACTITEVPEAAQILPIGRPIGNTCLYVLDEHQRVAPLGVTGELYIGGDGVALGYLNRPELTAERFLADPFSERPGALLYRTGDLGRWLPDGQLECLGRNDDQVKIRGFRIELGEIVSRLHELPGINEAVVLARDDEPGALTLVAYFTVSPGAEALAPAQMRQALQASLPGYMVPAAFIELAALPLTANGKLDRRALPRPERSALFEHTYVPPQGELESALAEIWAQVLQVERVGRHDHFFERGGHSLLAMRMVSQLRQQLGVELPLGELFALGELAAVAQALAGAGRSVLPDIVPAPRDLPVPASFAQQRLWFLAQMDGGNQAYNIALALSLRGTLDRGALVQALDTLVQRHDTLRSRFVAAEQGAQVLTGAVGERGGLPTLDLRAQPDGLTAWLREAAAAPFDLADGPLWRVSLLQLDEDYHVLALTVHHIVADGWSMGVLTEELLSLYRAFQQGTGCPLPPLAIQYGDYALWQRRWLTHERLQGQADYWQRTLDGAPALLMLPTDRPRPAQQDFSGASVAVHLAADLGAGLRALAQRQGVTLYTVLMSAWAALLARLSGQAEVVIGSPVAGRGRAELEAMVGLFVNTLAVRIDTAASATGTALLAQAKARLLEAQDHQDLPFEQVVEVVRPTRSLAHAPLFQTTLNWLPGQVSLPDLPGLTVALVEQTTQVAKFDLSLNLGEQGQALVGSLDYATALFDAATVHRYAGYFECLLHALVADEQVVLTQVPLVTAQERARLVDDFNATARTYPRGTPCTRWSKPRHCSRPRPSLPRPTARH; encoded by the coding sequence TGGGCGCGGGTACTGGCCGGCCTGACCGGCCGCCAGCGGGTGGTGTTCGGCACCGTGCTGATGGGCCGCCTGCTGGGGGCCGAGGCCACTGAACGGGCCTTGGGTATCTTCATCAATACCCTGCCGTTGCGCCTGGACCTGGACGGCCGGGACGTGCGCGGCGCGGTCATCGCCACCCACCAGCGCCTGACCGCACTCATGCGCCACGAGCACGCGCCCCTGGCACTGGCCCAGCGCTGCAGTGGCGTGGCCGCGCCCACGCCTTTGTTCAACGCCTTGCTGAACTATCGTCACAGCGCGGGTGTGCAGGCTGGCGGCGAAACCTGGGAAGGCATCGACGTGCTGCACGCCCAGGAGCGCAGCAACTACCCGCTGGTGATGAGCGTCGACGACCTGGGGGATGCGTTCGGGCTGACCGCCCAGGCCGGCGCGGGCATCGACCCGCAACGGGTATGCGGTTACCTGGAGTGCGCCATGGCGCAATTGATCGAGGCCCTGGAGCAGGCGCTACACACGGCCGTGGCGCAATTGCCGATTCTGCCGGCGGGCGAGCGTACGCAATTGCTGCGCAGCTTCAATGCTCAGCACAGCGCGCCTGCCAGCCCCTATGTCGTGCACCAGCGGATCGAAGCGCACGCTGCGCTGCACCCCCACGCCATCGCCGCGCAGGCCGGCGACCAGGCCCTCAGCTACCAGGCCCTGAATGCCCGGGCCAATAGCCTGGCCCATCATCTGATCACCCTGGGCGTGCGGCCGGACGACCGCGTGGCCGTGGTAGCCCGGCGCGGCCTGGACACCCTGGTTGGCCTGCTGGCGGTGCTCAAGGCGGGCGCCGGGTACGTCCCCGTGGACCCGGCGCACCCTGACGAGCGCCTGCGCTACCTGCTGGAAGACAGCCAGCCCAGCGCGGTGCTCACCCAGCAGGTCCTGCGTGAGCGCCTGCCGGAAGGGGGCGTGCCGGTGCTGGCGCTGGATGTGCCGTCCTGGCCCGAGCAACCGCACAACCCCCAGGTGCCGGGCCTCACCCCCACGCACCTGGCCTACGTGATCTACACCTCGGGTTCCACTGGCCAGCCCAAGGGCGTGATGGTCGAACACCACACCCTCAACAACCTGGTGGACTGGCATTGCCAGGCATTTGACCTGCAGGCCGGCAGCCACACCGCCAGCGTCGCCGGTTTCGGTTTCGACGCCATGGCCTGGGAAGTCTGGCCGGCGCTGTGCGCCGGGGCGACGTTGCACCTGCCACCCGCCGAGGTAAGCAATGAGCAGCTCGACGCCTTGCTCGACTGGTGGCAGGCGCAACCGTTGCAGGTGGCCTTTCTGCCCACCCCGGTCGCCGAGTACGCGTTCAGCCGTGACCTGCGCCATCCCACCCTGCGCACCCTGCTGATTGGTGGCGACCGCCTGCGTCAGTTCAATCGCGACCCGGGCTTCGCGGTCATCAACAACTACGGCCCCACCGAAGCCACGGTGGTCGCCACGTCGGGCCAGTTGCTGCCCGGTGGCGCGCTGGATATTGGCCGGCCGATCACCAACACCCATGCCTACCTGCTGGACGCCGGCCAGCAGCTGGTGCCGTTCGGCATCACCGGCGAGCTCTACGTGGGCGGCGCGGGGGTGGCCAGGGGTTACCTCAACCGCGCGGACCTGACGGCCGAGCGCTTTGTGCGCGACCCCTTCAGCCAGGCCCCCGGCGCACGCATGTACCGCACCGGTGACCTGGCACGCTGGAACGCCGACGGCACCCTGGAGTACCTGGGCCGCAACGACGACCAGGTGAAGATTCGCGGGGTGCGCATCGAACTGGGCGAGATCGAAGCCCAGTTCAGCCAGGTGCCCGGTGTCGAAGAGGCCCTGGTGCTGGCCCGTGAAGACCAACCCGGCCAGCCGCGACTGGTCGGCTATTACAGCCAGCGTGCCACCGCCACCGGGGTAACGGTGGACGCCGTGCGCGCCGCCTTGCAGGCGCGGCTGCCGGCCTACATGGTGCCCAGCGCCCTGGTGCAGGTGGCTGCCTGGCCACTGACCGCCAACGGCAAGGTCGACCGCCGCGCCTTGCCGCTGCCCGACCGCGATGCGCTGCACAGCGGTGAATACCAGGCGCCCGAGGGTGAGCTGGAAACCGCCCTGGCGGCGCTGTGGGCTGACCTGTTGCAGGTGCCGCACGTCGGCCGCCACGACCGCTTCTTCGACCTGGGTGGGCATTCGTTGCTGGCCATGCGCATGGTGGCGCAGGTGCGCGAACGCCTGGGCATCGAACTGAGCCTGGGCGCGCTGTTCGCCGAGCCGGAACTGGCCGGCCTGGCCCAGGTGCTCGCCCAGGCGGGTGTTAGCCAGCAGCCGCCGATCGTGGCCACCCGGCGAGACCAACCACTGCCCTTGTCCTTCGCTCAGCAGCGCTTGTGGTTCCTCGCCCAATTGGAAGGCGGCAGCAGTGCCTACCATATCCCTGCCGGCGTGCGCCTGCGCGGGCACCTGGACGGCGAGGCCCTCAAACAGGCACTCGACCGCCTGGTCACCCGCCACGAATCGCTGCGCACCACCTTCGTGCAAGCCGATCAGCAGGCGCCATTGCAGCACATCGCCGCCCCTGGCAGTGGCTTGCACCTGGTGACCCGGCAGGCGCGCGACGAAGACGCCCTGGCGGCTATCGTCGCCCGTGAGGCGGCCGAACCCTTCGACTTGAGCCAGGGCCCGCTGGTGCGTGGCTGCCTGGTGCGCCTGGGCGAGCAAGACCATGTGCTGCTGTTGACCCTGCACCATATCATCGCCGATGGCTGGTCGGCGGCGGTGCTGACGCGCGAGCTCGGCGTGCTGTACCAGGCGTTCCGCCAAGGCGCCCCGGACCCCTTGCCGGCACTGGCTGTGCACTACGCCGACTACGCCGTGTGGCAGCGCGGCTGGTTGAGCGGCGCGGTGCTGCAGCAACAGACCCAGTACTGGCAGCAGGCACTGGCTGGCGCGCCGGCGCTGCTGGCCTTACCCACCGACCGCCCACGCCCGGCCGAGCAGGACTACCGCGGCCAGCGCCTGGAGCTGAGCCTGGACGCGTCGCTCACCGCCAGCCTCAAGGCCCTGAGCCAGCGCCAGGGCACCACGCTGTTCATGACCGTGTTGGCTGCCTGGGCCACCGTGCTCAGTCGCTTGTCCGGCCAGGACGACGTCGTGATCGGCACGCCGGTGGCCAACCGCCTGCGGGCCGAAGTGCAGGACCTGATCGGTTTGTTCGTCAACACCCTGGCCATTCGCGTGGACGTGGCCAGCACCCTCAGCGTCGAAGCCTTGTTGCAACAGGTCAAGACCACCACCTTGGCCGCCCAGGCCCATCAAGACCTGCCGTTCGAGCAGGTGGTGGAGGCCCTGCGTCCCCAACGCAGCCTGGCCCACACGCCGATTTTCCAGGCCATGCTGGCCTGGCAGGACACCGGCGACCAGGTGCTGAACCTCGACGGCCTTACCCTGGAAGGCCTGGCACCGCGGCAGCGCACCGCCAAGTTCGATGTGCTGCTGGAAATGAGCGAGGTGCACGACCACTTGCACGCCAGCCTGGAATACGCCACGGCGTTGTTCGACGAGGCCACCATGCAGCGCTGCCTGGGCTACCTTGAAGCACAATTGCGCGGCATGGCCGCCGATGCCCAGGCGCTGGTGACGGCCATCCCCATACTGGACGCCGCACAGCGCCAGCAGGTGCTGGAACGCTTCAACGCCACCGCCGTCGACTACCCGGCGGACCTGACCCTGCATGGCCTGTTCGAGGCCCAGGTGGCCGCCAATGGGGACGCCGTGGCGGTCACGGGCGAGCAGGGCAGCCTCAGCTACCAGGCCCTCAACCGCCAGGCCAACCGCATTGCCCACCGCCTGATCGGGCTGGGCATCGGCCCGGACGACCGCGTCGCCATTTGCGTGGACCGCAGCCTGGAGATGGTGGCCGGGCTGCTGGGTATTCTCAAGGCCGGCGCGGCCTACGTGCCGCTGGACCCCGACTACCCCCGGGACCGCCTGACCTACATGCTGGGCAATTGCGCGCCGGCGGTGGTGCTCACCCAGCAGGCCTTGCGCGGTGTGCTGCCGGGCAGCGAAGTGCCCGTGCTGTTGCTCGACCCCGAGCACGCCGAGCGCGAAGGCTTCCTGGCCCAGCCCGACCACAATCCGGCGCGCGCCCAGGTACGCGCCGACCACCTGGCCTACGTGATCTACACCTCCGGTTCCACCGGCCAGCCCAAGGGCGTGATGAACGAACACCGTGGCGTGGTCAACCGCCTGTTGTGGATGCAGGACGAATACCGCCTGGGGGCCGGCGACAGCGTGCTGCAGAAAACCCCGTTCAGCTTCGACGTGTCGGTGTGGGAGTTCTTCTGGCCGCTGTTCAACGGGGCGCGGCTGGTGATGGCGCGCCCGGGTGGCCACCGTGATCCGGGCTACCTGAGCGAGGTGATTCGCGACCAGGGCATCACCACCTTGCACTTCGTGCCCTCCATGCTCGACCTGTTCCTGGCCCACGGCGCCAGTGCCTGCAACGGCCTGCGCCGGGTGATGTGCAGCGGCGAAGCGCTGCCGGGGCACCTGGTGCGGCGCTTCAAGCAACAGCTGCCCGATGTGGGCCTGTTCAACCTCTACGGCCCCACCGAGGCGGCGGTGGACGTAACGGCCTGGGATTGCGCCGGGCCGCTGGAGCAGACGCCAGACAACATCCCCATCGGCACACCGGTGGCCAACACGCGCCTGTACCTGCTGGACGCCCACCGCCAGCCGGTGCCCCTGGGTGTGGCCGGTGAGCTGTACATCGCCGGCGTCCAGGTGGCGCGTGGTTACCTGAATCGCCCGCAATTGACCGCCGAGCGCTTCCTCGATGATCCGTTTCAGGGGGGGCGCATGTACCGCACCGGTGACCTGGGGCGTTACCTGGCCGATGGCAACATCGAGTACCTGGGGCGCAATGACGATCAGGTGAAGATTCGCGGCCTGCGCATCGAACTGGGGGAAATCGAGGCCGCCCTCGCGGCCTGCGCCGGCGTCAAGGAAAGCGTGGTCCTGGCCCGCGAGGACAATCCGGGTGAAAAACGCCTAGTGGCCTACCTCACCGTGCAACCGGCCGGCACCGCACTGGCCATCGACACCCTGCGCCGCCACCTGCAGGTGACCCTGCCGGACTACATGGTGCCCGCGGCTTACGTACAGCTCGACGCACTGCCGCTGACCCCCAACGGCAAGCTCAACCGCAAGGCGCTGCCGGCCCCGGATGCCGGTTCGCTGGTGCAGCGTGACTATGAAGCCCCCCAGGGGCCCACCGAAACGACACTGGCGCCGCTGTGGGCCGAGCTGCTCAAGGTGGAGCGGGTGGGGCGTCACGATCATTTCTTCGAACAGGGGGGCCATTCGCTGTTGGCCGTCACGCTGTTGGCGCGTATGCGCCACCTGGGCCTGCATGCCGATATTCGCGCGCTGTTCGCGCAACCTACCTTGGCCGGGCTGGCTGCTGCCGTGGGTGGCCAGGGTGCCGTGCAGGTACCCGCCAACCTGATCGATCCGGCCTGCGAGCGCCTGACTCCGGCGCTGCTGCCGTTGGTGGAACTGGATCAGCCGGCTATAGACCGAATAGTCGCATCGGTAGCTGGCGGCGTCGCCAACGTCCAGGATATCTACCCGCTGGGGCCGCTGCAGGCCGGTATCCTGTACCACCACCTCAGCGCAGGCGAGCATGACCCCTACGTGCAACAGGCGCGGTTCTCGATGGCCGACGCCAGCCGCCTGGCCGCTTTCAGCCAGGCATTGCAGCAGGTGGTGGCGCGGCACGACATCTTGCGCACCGCGCTGTCCTGGGAGGGCCTGGCCGCCCCGGTGCAAGTCGTGTGGCGCCAGGCGTCGGTGCCAGTGCAGGCCGTTACGCTGACGGCGCTGGAACAGGTGCCGGCCATGGACCTGACCCAGGCCCCGCTGCTGCGCCTGGTGCATGCCAGCGACCCGGCCACCGGGCGTATTACCGCCGTGCTGCGCTGGCACCATGTGGTCATGGACCACATCGCCCTCGACGTGCTTGGCCAGGAGTTGCAAGCGTTGCTCGCCGGCCAGGCGCACGCCTTGCCCGCACCGGTGCCGTATCGCAACTACGTGGCCCAGGTGCAGCAAGGGCCAGGCGAGGCCAGTCACGAAGCGTTTTTCCGCGCGCAGTTGGCCGACCTTGACGAACCGACCTTGCCCTATGGCTTGGCCATGAACGCCGATGCCGGCACGCCCGGCGAAGCGCGTCTGGCCCTGCCGCCAGGCCTGGCGGCGCACTTGCGGGAACAGGCCCGCCAGCACGGCGTCAGCGCCGCCGGCCTGTTTCACCTGGCGTGGGCTCAGGTGCTAGGACAGTTGTCGGGGCGCGACAGCGTGGTGTTCGGCACCGTGCTGCTCGGGCGCTTGCAGGGCGGTGAAGGCGTGGAGCGGGCGGTGGGGGTGTTCATCAATACCTTGCCGCTGCGCCTCGACCTGGCCGGCTTGACCGTGCGCGAGGCGGTACTCGACAGCCAGCGACGGCTCAATGACCTGCTGGCCCACGAGCACGCGCAACTGGCCCTGGCCCAGCGTTGCAGTGGCCTGGCCGCCGGTGTGCCGTTGTTCAGCACGCTGTTCAACTACCGCCACGGCGCGCCGGCAGGCGCCCAGGACGCGCAGGCGTGGGCGGGCATCGAGGTGCTGGACGCCGAGGAACGCAGCAACTACCCCGTGACCCTGAGCGTCGACGATCTGGGCGAGGCCTTCGAGCTGACCGCCCAGGCCGCGCCCGGGCTGGACCCGGCGCGCCTGTGCGGTTACCTGCATCAAGCCCTGGTCGACTTGGCCGAGGCCCTGGCGCAGCAGCCCGCTACCGCCCTGAGCCAGTGCTCGGTGGTGCCCCCGGCTGAGCGCGAGCAACTGCTGCACACCTTCAACGACAGCCGCCGCGACTACCCCCGTGAACCGGTGCACCGGCTGTTCGAGCAACAGACTGCCGCGCAGCCCCAGGCCGTGGCCGCGGTACACGGCGACGAGTCGCTGACTTACCGTGCGCTCAATACGCGCGCCAACCGCCTGGCCCATTACCTGATCGAGCAGGGCGTGCAACCGGGCGACCACGTGGCCATCCTGCTGCCGCGCTCCCTGGCCTTGCTGGTCAGCCAACTGGCCATCGCCAAGTGCGGCGCCGCCTATGTGCCGCTGGACGTCCACGCCCCGGCCGAGCGCCAGGGCTACATGTTGCTGGACTGCCAGGCGGTGGCGGTGCTCAGCCACAGCGCCACCCACACGGAACTGGCCTGCCGCCGCATCGACCTCGATGGCCTGGAGCTGAGCCGCCAACCGAGCCACGACCCACTCCCGCGCGGCACCGCCGACAGCGTCGCCTATGTCATGTACACCTCCGGCTCCACCGGTGCGCCCAAAGGCGTGCGGATCGCCCACCGTGGCATCGCCCGGCTGGTGCTGAACAACGCTTTTGCCAGGTTCACGGCCAGCGATCGCCTTGCCTTTGCATCCAACCCGGCGTTCGACGCCAGCACCCTGGAAACCTGGGGGGCCTTGCTCAACGGTGGCCAGGTGCGGGTCATCGATCACGACACCCTGATAGAGCCCAGCCTGCTGGGCCCGGCCCTGCGCCAGGGCGAAGTCAGCGTGTTGTTCCTGACCACGGCGCTGTTCAACCAGTACGCCCACGGCGCACCCGAGGCGCTGGCCAGCCTGCGAGTGTTGCTCACCGGGGGCGAGCGTGGTGACCCGGCCGCCTTCCAGGCCTTGCTGACCCAGGCGCCGGAGGTGCAACTGGTGCATGCGTACGGTCCTACCGAAACCACCACCTTCGCCACCGCCTGTACTATCACCGAAGTGCCCGAGGCGGCGCAGATACTGCCTATCGGCCGGCCCATCGGCAATACCTGCCTGTACGTGCTGGATGAACACCAGCGCGTGGCCCCGCTGGGCGTCACCGGTGAGTTGTATATCGGCGGCGATGGCGTGGCCCTGGGTTACCTCAACCGCCCTGAACTTACGGCCGAGCGCTTCCTGGCCGACCCGTTCAGCGAACGACCGGGGGCATTGCTGTACCGCACGGGCGACCTGGGACGCTGGCTGCCCGACGGCCAGCTGGAATGCCTGGGGCGCAACGACGACCAGGTGAAGATCCGTGGTTTCCGCATCGAACTGGGGGAAATCGTCAGCCGCTTGCATGAACTGCCCGGTATCAACGAAGCGGTGGTGCTGGCCCGTGACGACGAGCCAGGGGCCCTGACCCTGGTGGCCTATTTCACCGTCAGCCCTGGCGCCGAGGCGTTGGCGCCCGCGCAAATGCGCCAGGCCCTGCAAGCCAGCCTGCCGGGGTACATGGTGCCCGCGGCCTTCATCGAATTGGCGGCGCTGCCGCTGACCGCCAACGGCAAGCTGGACCGCCGGGCCTTGCCACGGCCGGAGCGTTCGGCATTGTTCGAACACACGTATGTGCCGCCCCAGGGCGAACTTGAATCTGCCCTGGCCGAGATCTGGGCCCAGGTGCTGCAAGTGGAACGGGTAGGGCGCCACGATCATTTCTTCGAGCGCGGCGGGCATTCCTTGCTGGCGATGCGCATGGTCTCGCAGCTGCGCCAGCAACTGGGTGTCGAATTACCCCTGGGCGAGTTGTTCGCCCTGGGTGAGCTGGCGGCCGTGGCCCAGGCCTTGGCCGGGGCTGGCCGCAGTGTGCTGCCGGACATCGTGCCGGCGCCCCGCGACCTGCCTGTACCCGCTTCCTTCGCCCAGCAACGGCTGTGGTTTCTGGCACAGATGGACGGTGGTAACCAGGCCTATAACATCGCCTTGGCGCTGAGCCTGCGCGGAACCCTGGACCGAGGGGCCCTGGTGCAGGCGCTCGATACCCTGGTGCAGCGCCACGACACCCTGCGCAGCCGCTTCGTTGCCGCCGAGCAGGGCGCCCAGGTGCTGACGGGTGCCGTGGGCGAGCGGGGCGGGTTGCCCACCCTTGACCTGCGCGCCCAGCCCGACGGGCTCACGGCGTGGCTGCGCGAAGCGGCCGCCGCGCCCTTCGACCTGGCCGATGGCCCGCTGTGGCGTGTCAGCCTGCTGCAACTGGACGAGGACTATCACGTCCTGGCACTGACAGTGCACCACATCGTCGCCGATGGCTGGTCCATGGGCGTGCTGACCGAGGAACTGCTGAGCCTTTACCGGGCGTTCCAGCAGGGCACGGGCTGCCCGCTGCCGCCCCTGGCCATCCAATATGGCGACTATGCCCTGTGGCAGCGCCGCTGGCTGACCCACGAGCGGCTGCAAGGCCAGGCCGACTACTGGCAGCGCACCCTGGACGGCGCCCCGGCTCTGCTGATGCTGCCCACCGACCGGCCGCGACCGGCGCAACAGGACTTCAGCGGCGCCAGTGTGGCCGTGCACCTCGCAGCCGACCTGGGCGCCGGACTGCGGGCGCTGGCCCAGCGTCAGGGCGTGACCCTGTACACGGTGCTGATGAGCGCCTGGGCGGCGCTGCTGGCGCGCCTGTCGGGCCAGGCCGAAGTGGTCATCGGCAGCCCCGTGGCGGGCCGTGGCCGGGCGGAACTGGAAGCCATGGTCGGGTTGTTCGTCAACACCCTGGCCGTGCGCATCGACACCGCGGCCAGTGCCACGGGCACGGCGCTGCTGGCCCAGGCCAAGGCGCGCCTGCTGGAAGCCCAGGACCACCAGGACCTGCCGTTCGAGCAAGTGGTGGAGGTGGTGCGCCCGACGCGCAGCCTGGCCCATGCGCCACTGTTCCAGACCACCCTCAACTGGCTGCCGGGGCAGGTCAGCCTGCCGGATTTGCCAGGGTTGACGGTGGCGTTGGTGGAGCAGACCACCCAAGTGGCCAAGTTCGACCTGTCGCTGAACCTGGGCGAACAGGGTCAGGCCCTGGTCGGCAGCCTGGACTACGCCACGGCCCTGTTCGACGCGGCCACCGTGCACCGTTATGCCGGCTACTTCGAATGCCTGCTGCACGCCCTGGTGGCGGACGAACAGGTGGTACTGACGCAGGTGCCGTTGGTGACGGCGCAGGAGCGTGCTCGTCTGGTGGATGACTTCAATGCCACCGCCCGGACCTACCCCAGGGGCACACCGTGCACGCGATGGTCGAAGCCCAGGCATTGCTCGCGCCCGAGGCCATCGCTGCCCAGGCCGACGGCCAGGCACTGA